Proteins from one Lonchura striata isolate bLonStr1 chromosome 6, bLonStr1.mat, whole genome shotgun sequence genomic window:
- the C6H11orf16 gene encoding uncharacterized protein C11orf16 homolog: MAHFEGSLTRGRRCQWISHCLPSPGPAWKSLGESGGTDSNVPVLARAEQDGFYYRGTVKEEIESERGMFLVEFAKPLVSRGKHPVCVQKTAKDDILEYVNGMKHSLLPGDRVLAPWEPDRARYGPGTVLRGIETRDPLRASEDEEVTVQFWNDKKVKLPCGVALWIPPSLWERIVEMIHMPFTSRVKPRPSQDSNSCILPCSPKAALIPVCALSSLAKQHLLCSPCWPRFHHLCAGGICCSAAWGRCICCCHPCAGAWWPLPSRALVFQDKAEEAASSSELSPGLLELKGTKQGEAAAVATSSPSSDAERDLKLSPTKSTVGDSAVNTGSSCLEKPRLKNSARPEGKYWKRSHHKSYSSNSGPGTCSSTCTKGQLESKAISSVDMSSVAPTQQSAMFETIRQTPRGQLTLKEILRDQDFKPSLREEDFAASEEQRYKAASDDKCKVTCVRDDKPDVTDPVRAHLQQSRDMIN; the protein is encoded by the exons ATGGCTCATTTTGAAGGGTCTCTGACCAGGGGTCGCAG aTGCCAGTGGATCAGCCACTGCCtcccctcccctggcccagcatgGAAGAGCCTGGGAGAATCAGGGGGCACAGACAGCAACGTGCCTGTGCTGGCTAGAGCGGAACAAGATGGATTTTATTACCGTGGTACAGTAAAAGAGGAGATAGAG AGTGAAAGAGGCATGTTCCTGGTAGAGTTTGCCAAACCGCTTGTGTCACGTGGAAAGCATCCAGTGTGTGTGCAAAAAACAGCAAAGGATGACATCCTGGAATATGTGAATGGGATGAAGCACTCCTTGCTCCCTGGAGACAGAGTGCTGGCACCCTGGGAGCCAGATAGGGCCAGGTATGGCCCAGGAACTGTCCTCAGAGGCATTGAGACAAGGGATCCCTTACGAG CCTCAGAAGATGAAGAAGTTACTGTCCAGTTCTGGAATGACAAGAAAGTGAAACTCCCCTGTGGTGTGGCTCTGTGGATCCCTCCTAGCCTGTGGGAGAGGATTGTGGAGATGATCCACATGCCCTTCACCAGCAGAGTGAAGCCCAGACCAAGCCAGGACTCTAACTCTTGTATTCTTCCCTGCAGTCCTAAGGCAGCCCTGATTCCTGTTTGTGCTCTGTCCAGCCTTGCCAAGCAGCacttgctctgctctccctgctggccaCGTTTCCACCACCTCTGTGCTGGTGGGATCTGCTGTTCAGCAGCCTGGGGAAGGTgcatctgctgctgccacccctgtgctggtgcctggtGGCCTCTTCCCTCCAGGGCTCTGGTCTTTCAGGACAAAGCTGAAGAGGCAGCATCCAGCAGTGAGCTCTCTCCAGGCCTTCTAGAACTGAAAGGCACAAAAcaaggagaagctgcagctgtggcAACATCTTCTCCCTCTTCTGATGCAGAGAGGGACCTGAAGCTATCCCCCACTAAGAGTACTGTGGGGGACAGTGCTGTTAACACAGGCTCCAGCTGTCTTGAAAAGCCCAGGCTAAAGAATTCTGCAAGACCTGAGGGGAAGTACTGGAAAAGAAGCCACCACAAGTCCTATTCCAGTAATTCAG GACCTGGAACTTGTAGCAGCACATGTACAAAGGGCCAGCTGGAATCCAAAGCCATCTCCAGTGTGGACATGTCCAGCGTGGCCCCAACTCAGCAGAGTGCAATGTTTGAAACCATCAGGCAGACTCCGAGAGGGCAACTCACACTGAAAGAAATCCTTAGAGACCAAGATTTCAAGCCATCATTGAGG GAAGAAGACTTTGCAGCATCAGAAGAACAAAGATACAAAGCAGCATCAGATGATAAATGTAAAGTGACTTGTGTTCGAGATGACAAGCCTGATGTTACAGACCCTGTCAGAGCTCACTTGCAGCAAAGCAGAGACATGATCAACTAG
- the ASCL3 gene encoding achaete-scute homolog 3, with translation MQNLMDGKSYCNLICAEAQHIQLARPFCADPLVTFHVYPEAPNQVPLAEDLSFLPFMSEHLITETYSEPCPFPYQMPHSSLHKSEYSCGSAFIRKRNERERQRVKCVNEGYAKLRHHLPKEYLEKRLSKVETLRAAIKYIRYLQSVLCTDSVVAGKSVTEPNQAPKATNKQTQFLKTI, from the coding sequence ATGCAGAACCTGATGGATGGCAAAAGCTACTGCAACCTCATTTGTGCTGAGGCTCAGCACATCCAGCTGGCAAGGCCTTTCTGTGCAGACCCACTGGTCACGTTTCATGTGTACCCAGAAGCACCAAACCAGGTTCCTTTGGCCGAAGATTTGTCATTCCTTCCTTTCATGTCGGAGCATCTCATCACAGAGACCTACAGCGagccctgcccctttccctaccAAATgccccattccagtctccacaAAAGTGAGTACTCCTGTGGGTCAGCTTTCATCAGGAAGAGGAATGAGAGGGAAAGGCAGCGTGTTAAGTGTGTCAATGAAGGCTATGCCAAGCTGAGGCACCACCTGCCCAAGGAGTACCTGGAGAAAAGGCTCAGCAAAGTGGAGACCCTCCGTGCTGCTATCAAATACATCAGGTACCTACAGTCTGTGCTGTGCACTGACTCTGTGGTGGCAGGAAAAAGTGTCACGGAGCCAAACCAAGCACCCAAAGCCACTAACAAACAAACCCAGTTTTTGAAGACAATCTGA
- the TMEM9B gene encoding transmembrane protein 9B translates to MAARGARLCPLLLLLLAVLAGLGAEAKNSEDVRCKCICPPYKDHSGHIYNKNVSQKDCDCLHVVEPMPVPGPDVEAYCLRCECKYEERSSVTIKVTIIIYLSILGLLLLYMVYLTLVEPILKRRLLGHSQLIQSDEDIGDHQPFANAHDVLARSRSRANVLNKVEYAQQRWKLQVQEQRKSVFDRHVVLS, encoded by the exons ATGGCAGCCCGCGGGGCGCGCCTctgcccgctgctgctgctgctgctggccgtACTGGCGGGGCTGGGCGCCGAGGCCAAG AACTCTGAGGATGTCCGGTGTAAATGCATCTGCCCTCCTTACAAGGACCACTCAGGCCATATTTACAACAAAAATGTTTCACAGAAAGACTG TGATTGTCTCCATGTGGTGGAGCCTATGCCTGTCCCTGGACCTGATGTAGAAGCTTATTGTTTACGTTGTGAGTGCAAATATGAGGAGAGAAGCTCAGTCACAATTAAG GTGACAATCATCATATACCTGTCCATTTTGGGCCTGCTTCTTCTGTACATGGTGTACCTTACCCTGGTGGAGCCCATCCTGAAGAGGCGTCTCCTTGGGCATTCACAGCTCATACAAAGTGATGAAGACATTGGG GACCACCAGCCCTTCGCCAACGCGCACGACGTGCTGGCCCGCTCGCGGAGCCGCGCCAACGTGCTCAACAAGGTGGAGTACGCCCAGCAGCGCTGGAAGCTCCAGGTGCAGGAGCAGCGCAAGTCTGTCTTCGACCGGCACGTTGTGCTCAGCTAA